Proteins from a single region of Deinococcus radiopugnans ATCC 19172:
- a CDS encoding type IIL restriction-modification enzyme MmeI, with product MTESQAAGYLAPFEYVREKIKPERDKNNDRRRRTYWWQLGRAGTELKQATSALPRFIGIPRVAKHLLPVWLPAGTLPDSQVVSIARDDDFTFGVLASSIHRVWARAQGTYMGVGNDLRYTPSTTFETFPFPETTAEQRSDIEKWARYVVQVRGHLLTQDPKATLTGLYNEVGHLQETPDAANPVAALVTAHARLDSAVTAAYGWEWPLAEDELLARLLALNLERAASR from the coding sequence TATGTGAGAGAGAAAATCAAACCTGAGCGCGACAAGAACAACGACCGCCGCCGACGGACTTATTGGTGGCAACTGGGACGAGCGGGTACCGAGCTGAAGCAGGCGACAAGTGCCCTGCCACGCTTCATCGGTATTCCCCGTGTTGCAAAGCATCTACTCCCGGTCTGGCTCCCTGCTGGAACGTTGCCAGACAGCCAGGTGGTTTCTATCGCCCGCGATGATGACTTTACATTCGGCGTTCTCGCGTCCAGCATTCATCGGGTCTGGGCCAGAGCGCAGGGCACCTATATGGGCGTCGGGAACGATCTGCGTTACACCCCATCCACCACGTTCGAGACCTTCCCTTTCCCTGAAACCACCGCCGAGCAGCGCAGTGACATCGAGAAGTGGGCGCGCTACGTGGTGCAGGTGCGTGGGCATCTGCTGACCCAGGACCCGAAAGCCACGCTGACGGGTCTCTACAACGAGGTAGGGCACCTGCAGGAGACGCCGGACGCCGCCAATCCGGTGGCCGCCCTGGTCACCGCCCACGCCCGCCTGGACTCGGCGGTGACCGCCGCCTATGGCTGGGAGTGGCCGCTCGCCGAGGATGAACTGCTGGCCCGGCTGCTGGCGTTGAACTTGGAGCGGGCAGCAAGCCGATAG
- a CDS encoding HD-GYP domain-containing protein — protein sequence MTSDGRSQRIFTDLNAGELVQAQLRLVQRLAAIERASEVCEVQLRIMGVALEVRDGETKGHTDRVAALAMRMAEALCWSPSQTRALRWGAYLHDIGKIAVPDAVLLKPGRLSADEWAVMRSHVEEGIRTVAALGELPDVTLDVVRDHHERWDGGGYPAGKAGREISLAGRLFALCDVYDALISARPYKAAWTHEAALAEIERQAGRHFDAVLAGVFVELLHAEASVAWPGLC from the coding sequence ATGACGTCGGACGGACGCTCCCAAAGGATCTTTACGGACCTGAATGCGGGTGAACTGGTCCAGGCCCAACTGCGCCTGGTCCAGCGGTTGGCGGCCATTGAGCGGGCCAGCGAGGTGTGTGAGGTCCAGTTGCGGATCATGGGCGTGGCCCTGGAGGTCCGGGACGGCGAGACCAAGGGCCACACGGACCGCGTCGCTGCATTGGCCATGCGGATGGCTGAGGCCCTGTGCTGGTCGCCCTCGCAGACCCGGGCGCTGCGCTGGGGGGCGTACCTGCATGACATCGGCAAGATCGCCGTGCCCGACGCGGTGCTGCTCAAGCCGGGCCGGCTGAGTGCCGACGAGTGGGCGGTGATGCGCTCGCACGTCGAGGAGGGGATCAGGACGGTGGCCGCGCTGGGCGAACTGCCGGACGTGACCTTGGACGTGGTGCGCGATCATCACGAACGCTGGGATGGGGGCGGCTACCCGGCGGGCAAGGCGGGCCGGGAGATCAGTCTGGCGGGGCGGCTGTTCGCGCTGTGCGACGTATACGACGCGCTGATCAGTGCGCGGCCGTACAAGGCGGCGTGGACGCATGAGGCGGCGCTGGCGGAGATCGAGAGGCAGGCGGGGCGGCACTTCGATGCGGTGCTGGCCGGGGTGTTCGTGGAACTGCTGCACGCGGAGGCGTCAGTGGCGTGGCCGGGGCTGTGCTGA
- a CDS encoding DUF2726 domain-containing protein, whose amino-acid sequence MALPDHRPVAAIELDGRIHDNSRQQHRDAVKDTAFQCAGLPLLRVRAEQAHTPASLQALLWPHLHPTEEALAHA is encoded by the coding sequence GTGGCCCTGCCGGACCACCGCCCCGTGGCGGCCATCGAACTGGACGGCCGGATTCACGACAACAGCCGACAGCAGCACCGCGACGCGGTCAAGGACACGGCGTTCCAGTGTGCCGGGCTGCCCCTGCTGCGCGTGCGCGCCGAGCAGGCGCACACCCCGGCCAGCTTGCAGGCGCTGCTGTGGCCGCACCTGCACCCCACTGAAGAAGCTCTGGCCCACGCCTGA